The Seriola aureovittata isolate HTS-2021-v1 ecotype China chromosome 8, ASM2101889v1, whole genome shotgun sequence genome contains the following window.
GTCTATGCTGTGTGTGCGCTGGTGGAGTGACAGTGGTTTGATCTGGTACTGGCGGACCTGGCAGGTCTTGGGTTGCAGTCTGGGGGTAATGTAGGCCTGGAGGGTGCCATATTGTCCCTCAATGGACCTCACCTATGAAAATAGTTTATTATAGATTTCCACAGTGTCACATACCGCAAATAGTTAAAGCAAGTCAACTAAAGTCAATTAAATATACAGCATCATCAGGAAGGTTTTCTAATGTGATTATGGCTACAGAGGTGGGGCAATTAGTTTAATACACAGCTGAGCACTGTCTGTCCCATCAAGgcacacaatgacacaaaagAAGGCCCACTATGACATTGCATTATAATTGCATAGAGGTTAAGAAATCCCAACTTCagtaagtaaaagaaaatgtttagaTGCACTTGTTACCTTGAGCTCAAGTCTGGTAGTGTTAGCCTGACATCTGTAGGTGGCCAGGAGGAAGTTTCCATTAGGCTGCTGCAAACCGAGATTGAGAGTGAGGCCtctgggagcagcagcaggtttgaGATTTTACTGTATTTGCACATATGTACTTGTTCTGCGTAGAAAGAGTTTGCACAGCTCACCTCCGAGTCACATTCACTGAAACTGACAACAGCTGAGTTTTTATCCACATCCAGCAGATCTATGGGGACGTCGCTCTGCATAGGAGATTAATCTTTAAGTTAtattttgcttgtttacatCTGCAACATTGGCTCAAGAGTATGCTTATCATATTTTTTAGGGTCTTAAAGTTCAACTGTCACCAGGGATTGTAACAGCACAGATTTATTGCTCAGTGTACCTGGAGCAGCAGATTGTCAATGGCAGTCTGCACCTCCAGGGTGAGGCTGTAGCTGGCGTCGTCCTGGCAGAGGGTGAACTTGTCATTAATGCTGAAGACGGGCACAGCAGAGACGGCTGTGCTCGACTGAGAGGTCTGCTGGTATTGCTCTCGTCCCTGCAAGACTTtgacctgcagctgctccagctcCGATCTGAAACGAACCATATACTGACCTGAAGAATGGATTTGTTTTGAAGTCATTTCCTTAACTAGTGTGTATATGCAGAAAGTCAAACACATGACAGGAACAAAGACATATTGTATAATGGAAGGAAGCAGTATTTAGATGATACCTGAGTGCTTCTACTTTGGACTGGATCTCTTTACTCATCCTGACCTCGTCTCCCGGGCCGGCCTCAGCCTTCTGGGGCTCAGTGGTCAAACCAGTCACCCATCCTGGAAGAGGTAATGGAAGTTATTCAGAATATGCTGTGCATTTCAAGGTCCCTTACTACTGGGTTATAAGTAACTCATACTACATTCCAGACAGCCAGTAATTTTCTCTCAATCAAGAATGAAGTCATGCAGACAGTTTGACAGGCAGGacaacagacacattttcttCTCTGAGAGAAAATTGGGAACACTATTGTTTTGAATTTTCGTTTAAACTAACCTGTGTAAGTGGCAGTTAAGACCTCTTCATAAGACTCCTTCCCCACGCAACCACCCTGGATGGACGTCACACTCTCTGACAGTATCTGAAGGGAAGAAACCCTGGTCGTCAATGAGTGAGCGCTATGATCAGTGCATTTCATGcaatactgaaaaaaataatggacTTGAAGATTAATAAAAGGCAAGGGGATGGCTATTAAATCATTTAATATGATTACTATTTAATCGATTATGTCTTTGCAAATTAAAGGATGCTGCTAATGTTCTGTAGCTGGGTCTAAGGAAAGTACTAGTCAGACATACAGGCTTGGCTTTTCTACAGTTAAGCTAAAGCAGAAGCAGGTATGCTACTATATGCTGTCTACTGCTGCATGATGctgacaaaaaaatctaaatctgtcATAAAAGTTATGATCTTAATGGATTAAGAGTTTCTTGTAATTCTTTACCCAAACATTGAAAACTACATATTCTGATTAAATGTGTCAGGTATAAACCTACATGGTCAAAACGTAATGTGGGCTCACTGGCTCCGTCGAAACCATAAACCTCTACTGTCCCATCATCCCTTCCCACCAGAATGTCATTCACTCCATCTCCAATAATGTCGTACGTGTCAATGCAGAGAATTCCTGATGGGAGACAGAAAAGAATAACAGTGCTGTGAAAggttgaaacaaaacaacaaagagaagaaatacTGGTATACGCTGTATGGAAATTCTTGGACACATCATGGTTTACCCATATGCTGCAATTTAATTACACATATGCTGTGGAAAAGGGTTGTTATTAAAATCACATAGATTTATATTTCATTGGCTAAAAGACGCAACACTCTGGTGTGGTCCTATAAACAACATACCtcctttctttttgtcattgtcGATCTCCCATTTGGTCGCAGCTGAGCCCTCACCGATCTGGACCAATCCTATTTTACCATCTGTAGTTCCATAGAGGATTTCCTCTCCTGCAGAGACATCACTCACATTATATAAAGTAATCTCATGTTTTAGCACATAGACAAGTTAACTTGCCTCCATCTTTGTTGTACAATTCCAAGACAGATGGAGGGCCAGGCACTTCAATCTCATAGGAAAGCTCGGATCCctacagaagaaaaaactatGTCTCATCTGACTGAACTCAGGacaaatacatatacattaaatattaacatatacatacaaatacaagcTTGGTTTACCTGTAAGACTCTGAGAACCCGATCTTGGCATGCCAGGACTGGGACAAGGTGTGTCAGGTTCTCTGACGACAAACATGTGATATCATTGATTTTGTCTCCAGAGAGATAGTAGTCCTGATCCTTGCAGTCACAGTAGTGGTTATAGATGTAACTTGCACTCACAAAAAGGTCAGCGCCTGAGACGTGCctggaaaaaagagagagccaACATCAATCAGTGAAGTAAAAATCATACAGCTCTGAACAAGTTAAGCAGCGTAAGTATGTAGAAATGGCAGAAGTGGCTCCTACATTGCATTAATGGTCTCAGTGAGGTTGGCTTCAAAAGTGAGGAACTGTTTGCCTTTCTTGGTGAATCCTCGGACCTGAGAGCCAGAACAAACAAAGATCTTCTCCTGTGGAGTTCCCACAGCTCCTCCAAGGTCCATCCTGGATATTTTCTGTCCTGGAAGCGTCTTAAACACAGGCTAAAACAGAAAGTCAAAATCTTGcagttaaaaacagaaattatgCACTTTAAGATCCAACTAGCTGTAcgataatgaaataaaaatcttaaCCAGGTTACACACCACTGCTTCTCCCTTCTTCATCCCAAAACATGTCAATATACCATCATGATCACCAATAGcaacctgaaacacagagacaccaaTCAAGCACCATGAGGCTGTAATAATAAAGAGCTGGataaaaaaagcacacacaccacTAACTATAATAAATTCAGTTAGGCACTGGTATTGCACTGACAGTAATACTACCTTTTGGGTTGCCTTTTTTCCCAATGCTGGAAGAAGCCGCATAGTTTTCTGAGAGGTCACACCAACCTGTGTGGAAAAAGATCACGTATTAAAAAagggggagggaaagaaaaaagtatcAGGAAAATGCCCTGAATAGACTTTATTTGTGGTCAAAGTTACTGTTATTGTCTTGGACTAaggataaaagataaaaagaattAAACCAATTCAGTGATGTAAGATAAAGTAATTATAAATAGGGgattaaaactaaataacaagagagaaaaaataaagcaaaaactACCACTGATCAAGATCAACAGAATACGAGTATGACAGTAACTTCAAATGATCGAAATCCATTTCCTCTGAGAGACCGACATAATCCTGATCAAATAGACTTTAGTTCTTGTTACCTGAATATAATCAACTCGATTTAGGTGGAGCTCCATCTTCTTTCTCTACTGAGAGTCTTATCTTTGAGAGAGGGAAAAGTCTGATGCAAATCTTCCAAGTAAGTTAATCCGACTATGAATCTTCAGGGATCATTAGTTGCAGTCCACCTTAGCCGTATGGCCTTCACAACTTATCGCTAAAATTGTCCATCCGAATTACAAGACGATAGTGATGGTGAAGCGAGACGAGGATTATCAAAAGCAAGGAGATTAGCTCGAcgtgctaacgttagctagcaagctaattaGCTAACGCGATTTATCCGCACGCCAACTGTCTACTTTGAAGAGGAgaaaatcataatttaaaaaatgtactaagagaaataaataacacatgAATCAAACCAATTCCACCGTATATTGTAAAGTAGCATTGAAACCTCACTAAACGCGAATATTACGTTTTAACTGTCAATGCAGCGCTGGCTTGAGTACCAGATAAACGCAGTTGCCCGTTGCCTACGGCAACGCTGTAGTCACAACAAGCTGTGACCCCATTGGATGTGAGTCAAAGGTTGAAACTGTGGTCTGATTGGTTGACTCGTTCCTGATAAATACGCCTGGACTTTGTTTTCTAATAATGCTCAATATCGCTTCACATAATATTCCTCAATGCATGCATGTTGTAATATCTGCCTCGAGGTACACTACAACAaaatttaacaaagaaaaaaaacatttgtaattcTATTCGCTGATGTAGCCCGTTAGATGGCGCTGAAAGCTCTAAGAAGTAAATTGACCTTGAAAAGATTGTTTTGGACTgaggtggaagaagtactcagtATAAGTATAGTAAGGATCAGTGTGTTGCTACTTATGCAAATTTGctgttacaagtaaaaataccgcattcaaaattttaaaagtacaaaagtattagcATCGAGATAATGTAAAATCAACtatttcataataatatatatcattGGATTATGGTCATCATCAtttatgttgatattttgtattattaatctgaatctACAAAGTGTACTAACTTAAGTTATcagagtaaaaagtacaatatatgcctctgaaatgtacagagtaaaagttttttttttttttaaaaaagcataaaatggaaGTATTTAAGTAAATTACAAGTACCTCCAAACTGAAGTACATTACTTATGTACTTGGTTACTTTCCAACACCGGTTTTTGAAAACTACCATTTTCAAGtttaagaatgaaaatattGTGTTGAAAAGAGGTAATGGTTGTAGACAGAGCAAtagttatactgtatatctacgAGTAGCAAGATACTCTGGTTCATCTCTTTAAAATTAGTTCATAATTAGGCCATGATCAACTATAGTAATCATAATAATAAGCACAAACCAACATTACtatactttaatattttattggtTTAATTAAGAGATCATTTTATtcttgtcataaaaatgtggtttgtttgtaggcaaataaacacatttaacatggcagaaaaacaaaaatcatagcATGCAAAGAGCGAGAAATCTACACaagcaacaaataaatgaagtaaattcaaaacagttttcaaaCTGAGAAACAAGGTCAGAATGCATTCATAAGGATGACATGCATTGTGCAAttcattcaaactgaaaaatggCTGGTGCCTTAAAATATTCTATAAAATACAGCAGATATCTTGTTTCTCAATTCAACACCCATTTTGACATCATACCTACGTAGATTCTGCATGTTGTTAAATGATGGCAATGATAGAATACATTTAAAGTCAGG
Protein-coding sequences here:
- the bbs7 gene encoding Bardet-Biedl syndrome 7 protein isoform X2: MELHLNRVDYIQVGVTSQKTMRLLPALGKKATQKVAIGDHDGILTCFGMKKGEAVPVFKTLPGQKISRMDLGGAVGTPQEKIFVCSGSQVRGFTKKGKQFLTFEANLTETINAMHVSGADLFVSASYIYNHYCDCKDQDYYLSGDKINDITCLSSENLTHLVPVLACQDRVLRVLQGSELSYEIEVPGPPSVLELYNKDGGEEILYGTTDGKIGLVQIGEGSAATKWEIDNDKKKGGILCIDTYDIIGDGVNDILVGRDDGTVEVYGFDGASEPTLRFDHILSESVTSIQGGCVGKESYEEVLTATYTGWVTGLTTEPQKAEAGPGDEVRMSKEIQSKVEALRSELEQLQVKVLQGREQYQQTSQSSTAVSAVPVFSINDKFTLCQDDASYSLTLEVQTAIDNLLLQSDVPIDLLDVDKNSAVVSFSECDSEPNGNFLLATYRCQANTTRLELKVRSIEGQYGTLQAYITPRLQPKTCQVRQYQIKPLSLHQRTHSIDQDRPMNRLSLVGQFSFAEIHSWVVFCLPEVPEKTPAGESITFYFHNTFLGTQLEANYCKGEGHFRSDNISTISILSDVLSKEATKKKINLNISYDNNDDSVSHTLKMIHPKLECQLLLAKKVQLIDALKELQVHEGNADFLIPEYRNILDESANLLEEYKKQPAHLERLYGMITDLFIDKFKFKGQNVKTKVSSLLEILDNYDLNSLLDFFNEA
- the bbs7 gene encoding Bardet-Biedl syndrome 7 protein isoform X1, yielding MELHLNRVDYIQVGVTSQKTMRLLPALGKKATQKVAIGDHDGILTCFGMKKGEAVPVFKTLPGQKISRMDLGGAVGTPQEKIFVCSGSQVRGFTKKGKQFLTFEANLTETINAMHVSGADLFVSASYIYNHYCDCKDQDYYLSGDKINDITCLSSENLTHLVPVLACQDRVLRVLQGSELSYEIEVPGPPSVLELYNKDGGEEILYGTTDGKIGLVQIGEGSAATKWEIDNDKKKGGILCIDTYDIIGDGVNDILVGRDDGTVEVYGFDGASEPTLRFDHILSESVTSIQGGCVGKESYEEVLTATYTGWVTGLTTEPQKAEAGPGDEVRMSKEIQSKVEALRSELEQLQVKVLQGREQYQQTSQSSTAVSAVPVFSINDKFTLCQDDASYSLTLEVQTAIDNLLLQSDVPIDLLDVDKNSAVVSFSECDSEQPNGNFLLATYRCQANTTRLELKVRSIEGQYGTLQAYITPRLQPKTCQVRQYQIKPLSLHQRTHSIDQDRPMNRLSLVGQFSFAEIHSWVVFCLPEVPEKTPAGESITFYFHNTFLGTQLEANYCKGEGHFRSDNISTISILSDVLSKEATKKKINLNISYDNNDDSVSHTLKMIHPKLECQLLLAKKVQLIDALKELQVHEGNADFLIPEYRNILDESANLLEEYKKQPAHLERLYGMITDLFIDKFKFKGQNVKTKVSSLLEILDNYDLNSLLDFFNEA